TCCAAGTGATTCGTAGGTTCATCTAGAATCAATAAATCAGGACGGTTAATCAAAATAATAGCAAGTGATAATCTTTTTTTCTGTCCACCAGAAAGATTTTTCACTTTCAATTTGAAATTTTCTAACTTCAGTTTGAACAAAATTTGTTTGTACTGTGTTTCAAAATCCCATGCATTGTGTTGATCCATTCCATCAAAAGCTTTTTGATACGCTTCTTCATCTTCTGGATTTTCTAATGCTTTTTCATAGGCTTCAATCACTTTCAAAGTCTCATTATCCGATGCGAAAATACTTTCCTCAATCGTCAATTCTTCTTGCAAATTATTGTTTTGCGACAAGAATGCCATTTTGATCCCTTTTCTTAAAACTACTTGACCAGTATCCGACTCTTCTAAGCCGTTAATGATACTCATTATAGTAGTTTTTCCAGAGCCATTTTTGGCAATAAAAGCGATTTTTTGGTCTTTATTTATTCCAAACGAAATGTTGTCAAATAAGGTTCTTTCACCAAATGATTTCGAGATATTTTCTACAGAAAGGTAATTCACAAGTCTAAATTTTTTGCAAAAGTAAACTTTTAAATGTCGATTTACGAATTGTTTAACTTATTCTAAGTTTTTTGAGCTTAATTATTTTATCAGATACAAAGACAAATAAGCACTTAAGTCAAATTGATGTAATTTTTGGGGAGAATTTACAAATGGTTTTCTAGTAAAATTTTCATTGGTTAAATAATAATGCAACCCGTCTGCAGTCGCAATTCCTTCAACTTGATGAAAAGGAAGTTGGAGTTTTATTTTTCGCTTATTTCCATTAAAAAAACTGGTTTTAGTGTAATTATAAAGCAGGTAAATAAAAGGGTGTAAAGTTTTGCTGTAACCACATAAAGCAATACTGTTTTGTGAAGGTAAATAGGTTGCTCCTGTGACCAATCCTTTTATTTTAAAGGTCTCTTTGTATTGTGCAATATAATTTCCGGGTGTTTTTGGTAAAGAGTAAACGCTGGTGTTTTGTTTATTCCATTTTTTGGTAAACAAATAAATACTGTCGTTTGTAACAATAAAAGCTTCACAGTCAAAATTGGTAGTATTGGGTTGTAAGGGAGTGAAATCAGTTTGGTCAGAGTACGAAAAAGAAATAGTATCTATTTTTTGGTTGAGTGATTTTAGCGACTTTTTTTCTACTTTTAAAATGTGTAAGTCCTTTCGGTTCCCAGATACATTATTCCCAAAATCACCAATGTAAAAATAAGAACTGTCTTGTGAAATTTCTTCCCAGTCTTTATTGGATACGTTTTTTAGCACCACTTTTTGTTTGATATTTCCTGAAGTATCTAGCGCATAAAGTGCAGTATCGGTATCGTCATTAATAGTCCATAACAGCGAATTACTTTGGGTTAAACCCGAACTTTCATTTAAATTTTTAGGAAGAGAAGCAGAATAAACTGGCTTAATTTTCGTAGAACGATAGCGACAACTGCCGTCATTTATTGTGGCTAATGAATTGTAATTTATAGAAAGTGG
The Flavobacterium sp. WC2421 genome window above contains:
- a CDS encoding T9SS C-terminal target domain-containing protein is translated as MKTVLLFFFLFITATYAQISGCTDPLSINYNSLATINDGSCRYRSTKIKPVYSASLPKNLNESSGLTQSNSLLWTINDDTDTALYALDTSGNIKQKVVLKNVSNKDWEEISQDSSYFYIGDFGNNVSGNRKDLHILKVEKKSLKSLNQKIDTISFSYSDQTDFTPLQPNTTNFDCEAFIVTNDSIYLFTKKWNKQNTSVYSLPKTPGNYIAQYKETFKIKGLVTGATYLPSQNSIALCGYSKTLHPFIYLLYNYTKTSFFNGNKRKIKLQLPFHQVEGIATADGLHYYLTNENFTRKPFVNSPQKLHQFDLSAYLSLYLIK